The proteins below are encoded in one region of Paramisgurnus dabryanus chromosome 2, PD_genome_1.1, whole genome shotgun sequence:
- the tyms gene encoding thymidylate synthase, which yields MPGTTEDLSNICRNGAEERKDTGGQKKVFTLFCDERGYLDQIEHIMQCGKRRGDRTGTGVISVFGSQARYSLRDQFPLLTTKRVFWKGILEELLWFIKGSTNAKDLSEKGVKIWDANGSRDFLDSNGFTDREEGDLGPVYGFQWRHFGAEYKDMHTDYSDQGVDQLQKVIDTIKSNPEDRRIIMCAWNPKDLPLMALPPCHALCQFYVSDGELSCQLYQRSGDMGLGVPFNIASYALLTYMIAHITGLKPGDFVHTLGDAHIYVNHIEPLKEQLQREPRPFPKLKIRRTVERIDDFCAEDFEICDYNPHPTIKMQMAV from the exons ATGCCTGGCACAACAGAGGATTTATCAAACATATGTCGCAATGGCGCTGAAGAGAGAAAGGATACAGGAGGACAGAAGAAAGTTTTCACTCTGTTTTGTGACGAGCGCGGGTACCTGGATCAGATCGAGCACATCATGCAGTGCGGCAAACGCAGAGGAGACCGAACCGGGACCGGCGTGATATCTGTGTTCGGTTCACAGGCAAGATACAGCCTGAGAG ATCAGTTTCCTTTGCTGACAACCAAGAGGGTTTTCTGGAAAGGAATATTAGAGGAGCTACTTTGGTTTATCAAG GGTTCAACAAATGCCAAAGATCTGTCAGAGAAGGGTGTGAAAATCTGGGATGCTAACGGATCCAGGGATTTTCTGGACAGTAACGGTTTTACGGATCGAGAGGAAGGCGATCTGGGCCCGGTGTACGGCTTCCAGTGGAGACACTTTGGAGCAGAATACAAAGACATGCACACTG ATTACTCCGATCAAGGGGTCGATCAGCTCCAGAAAGTGATTGACACCATTAAATCCAACCCAGAAGACAGAAGAATCATCATGTGTGCCTGGAATCCCAAAG atcTCCCTCTAATGGCTCTGCCACCCTGCCATGCTTTATGTCAGTTTTATGTATCAGACGGTGAGTTGTCATGCCAGCTGTATCAGCGTTCTGGAGACATGGGGCTCGGTGTGCCCTTCAACATCGCCAGCTACGCTTTACTCACCTATATGATCGCCCACATCACCGGACTTAAG CCAGGAGATTTTGTGCATACGTTAGGTGACGCTCATATCTACGTGAATCACATTGAGCCTTTGAAAGAGCAG CTTCAGAGAGAGCCACGACCGTTTCCAAAACTGAAGATCAGACGCACAGTCGAACGAATCGATGATTTCTGTGCAGAGGATTTTGAGATATGTGACTATAACCCACACCCTAcaattaaaatgcaaatggCTGTTTAG
- the rwdd2b gene encoding RWD domain-containing protein 2B, whose amino-acid sequence MACSEDAEAQCAELELLLSMFPSEEELLVDPLSHAELRAYVEGSADTPPSIRPQFSIKIKVENPEVNITLSCTYPTDYPQVLPEITVRCPKLTRAQQMQLHSALSTYLSENCCGDVCILSAVQWIKDNAQTYISNSVPVSEPKKESVLTQSKEAFTRLWIYSHHIYNKIKRKNILEWSKELNLSGFSMPGKPGIVCVEGLQSACDEFWARVKVLTWKRIMIRHREDVPMNNNWTEEKIDSLRKFTGFDEAMFDPHGNRGNHMDLGQLFQFLNDKGCADIFQMYFGIEGR is encoded by the exons ATGGCTTGCTCAGAGGACGCGGAGGCTCAGTGCGCAGAGTTAGAGCTGTTATTAAGTATGTTTCCCAGTGAAGAAGAGTTATTAGTGGACCCACTGTCACACGCGGAGCTCCGAGCTTATGTTGAGGGCTCAGCTGATACTCCCCCCAGCATTAGACCCCAATTCTCTATCAAGATAAAAGTTGAAAACCCTGAA GTGAACATTACGTTGTCATGCACGTACCCAACTGACTACCCGCAAGTGTTGCCAGAGATTACTGTCAG atGTCCTAAACTCACTAGAGCGCAGCAAATGCAACTTCACTCTGCTCTCAGCACGTACCTGTCTGAAAACTGCTGCGGTGACGTGTGTATTCTGTCTGCCGTGCAGTGGATAAAAGACAATGCACAAACCTACATCAGTAATAGTGTCCCTGTCAGTGAGCCTAAGAAGGAAAGTGTCTTAACACAGTCAAAAGAGGCCTTCACAAGACTCTGGATCTACAGTCATCACATTTACAACAAGATCAAGAGGAAGAACATCCTGGAATGGTCAAAGGAGTTAAACCTCTCTGGGTTCAGTATGCCAGGAAAGCCTGGAATTGTGTGTGTGGAGGGGCTGCAGTCGGCCTGTGATGAGTTCTGGGCAAG GGTGAAAGTTTTAACTTGGAAGAGAATTATGATTCGTCACAGAGAAGATGTCCCTATGAACAACAACTGGACAGAGGAAAAAATCGACTCTCTACGCAAGTTTACAGGCTTTGATGAAGCGATGTTTGACCCTCATGGGAACAGAGGAAATCACATGGACCTTGGACAGCTTTTTCAGTTCCTTAATGACAAGGGATGTGCTGATATCTTTCAAATGTACTTTGGGATCGAGGGAAGATAA